The following are encoded in a window of Thermus thermamylovorans genomic DNA:
- the rlmN gene encoding 23S rRNA (adenine(2503)-C(2))-methyltransferase RlmN: MRPILELLPEELPGEGYRKAQIAHWLYARGALDFAEMTDLPKGLREALGKEWRISEFTLVEAYPSRDGSVKYLFTLLDGQRTEAVYMPYPNRKTVCLSSMVGCPAGCTFCATGALGFGRNLTAAEILAQILAIAHHQGLSPREIRNVVLMGMGEPLLNLGNVLKAIRTMLHPKGLAMSPRRITLSTVGIPKGIYRLAEEDLGVRLALSLHAPDDETRKKIIPTAERYPVAEILEAVRHYYARTKRRVTFEYTLLKGLNDHPWQARLLAGLLKGLSAHVNLIPFNPWEGAPVEGTPKAGILAFAETLRRLGVPTSIRWSRGRDVGAACGQLALKTPAPLTFTPLLEDAGR, translated from the coding sequence ATGAGGCCCATCTTGGAACTCCTACCCGAAGAACTCCCCGGCGAGGGCTACCGCAAGGCCCAGATCGCCCACTGGCTCTACGCCCGGGGGGCCTTGGACTTTGCGGAGATGACCGACCTGCCCAAGGGCCTGAGGGAGGCCCTGGGCAAGGAGTGGCGCATCTCCGAGTTCACCCTGGTGGAGGCCTACCCCAGCCGCGACGGCAGCGTCAAGTACCTCTTCACCCTCCTGGACGGCCAGAGGACCGAGGCGGTCTACATGCCCTACCCTAACCGCAAGACCGTCTGCCTCTCCAGCATGGTGGGCTGCCCCGCCGGGTGCACCTTCTGCGCCACGGGAGCCTTGGGCTTCGGCCGCAACCTCACCGCGGCGGAGATCCTCGCCCAGATCCTGGCCATCGCCCACCACCAGGGCCTCTCCCCCAGGGAGATCCGCAACGTGGTCCTCATGGGCATGGGGGAGCCCCTTTTGAACCTGGGTAACGTGCTTAAGGCCATCCGCACCATGCTCCATCCCAAGGGCCTGGCCATGAGCCCCAGGCGCATCACCCTCTCCACGGTGGGCATCCCCAAGGGGATCTACCGCCTGGCGGAGGAGGACCTGGGGGTGCGGCTCGCCCTCTCCCTCCACGCCCCCGACGACGAAACCCGCAAAAAGATCATCCCCACCGCAGAGCGCTACCCCGTGGCGGAGATCCTCGAGGCGGTGCGCCACTACTACGCCAGGACCAAAAGGCGGGTCACCTTTGAGTACACCCTCCTCAAGGGCCTGAACGACCACCCCTGGCAGGCCAGGCTTTTGGCCGGGCTCCTCAAGGGCCTAAGCGCCCACGTGAACCTGATTCCCTTTAACCCCTGGGAAGGCGCTCCCGTGGAAGGCACCCCCAAGGCGGGCATCCTGGCCTTCGCCGAGACGCTGAGGCGCCTCGGGGTGCCCACCTCCATCCGCTGGAGCCGGGGGCGGGACGTGGGGGCGGCCTGCGGCCAGCTGGCCCTCAAGACCCCCGCGCCCCTCACCTTCACACCGCTTCTAGAAGACGCCGGGCGATGA
- a CDS encoding tRNA (cytidine(34)-2'-O)-methyltransferase yields the protein MVHLVLYQPEIPQNTGNAARTAAALGFPLHLIRPLGFRLNDPRLRRAGLDYWPHVDLRVHEAWEAFLQALPPGARVWAFSARAQRGLYEVRFQEGDHLLFGPETRGLPPEVLARLPGVRIPMPGPVRSLNLAVALGVAAYEAYRQLRG from the coding sequence GTGGTGCACCTGGTCCTTTACCAGCCGGAAATCCCCCAGAACACGGGCAACGCCGCCCGCACCGCCGCCGCCTTGGGCTTTCCCCTGCACCTCATCCGCCCCTTGGGCTTCCGCCTGAACGACCCCAGGCTCAGGCGGGCGGGCCTGGACTACTGGCCCCACGTGGACCTGCGGGTGCACGAGGCCTGGGAGGCCTTCCTGCAGGCCCTGCCGCCAGGGGCCAGGGTCTGGGCCTTCAGCGCCCGCGCCCAGCGGGGCCTTTACGAGGTCCGCTTCCAGGAGGGGGACCACCTCCTCTTCGGCCCCGAGACCCGGGGGCTTCCCCCGGAGGTCCTCGCCCGCCTGCCCGGGGTGCGGATCCCCATGCCGGGGCCGGTGCGCTCCCTGAACCTGGCGGTGGCCCTGGGGGTGGCGGCCTACGAGGCCTACCGCCAGCTCAGAGGCTGA
- a CDS encoding HEPN domain-containing protein has product MSAEKRRLEGERWLLQAEDDLEAGRALLAAGKHAQAAFMAQQAGEKGLKGLWLALGLDPWGHSLARLVKDLPGEEGDRLRPLLPLALDKLHIPTRYPDALLGLIPKEAYTREEAKEALAQAQALLARIRQVLGEG; this is encoded by the coding sequence ATGAGCGCGGAAAAGAGGCGGCTTGAGGGGGAACGCTGGCTCCTACAGGCCGAGGACGACCTGGAGGCCGGCAGGGCCCTTCTGGCCGCGGGCAAGCACGCCCAGGCCGCCTTCATGGCCCAGCAGGCGGGGGAAAAGGGGCTAAAGGGCCTCTGGCTGGCCCTGGGGCTGGACCCTTGGGGGCATAGCCTCGCCCGCCTCGTCAAGGACCTGCCCGGGGAGGAAGGGGACCGGCTCAGGCCCCTGCTCCCCCTGGCCCTGGACAAGCTCCACATCCCCACCCGCTACCCCGACGCCCTCCTGGGCCTGATCCCCAAGGAGGCCTACACCCGGGAGGAGGCGAAGGAGGCCCTGGCTCAAGCCCAGGCCCTCCTGGCCAGGATCCGCCAGGTCCTGGGTGAGGGCTGA
- a CDS encoding acyl-CoA dehydrogenase family protein, with protein sequence MGLWFEESSEERAVLGPFREFLKAEVAPGAAERDRTGAFPWDLVRKLAQFGVFGATVPEAYGGAGLTSRLFARMVEEVAYYDGALALTVASHNSLATGHILLAGNERQKEAFLPKLASGELLGAWGLTEPGSGSDAAALKTKAEAVPGGWLLNGTKQFITQGSVAGVYVIVARTDPAPSPERKHLGLSAFAFFRPERGLRVGRKEEKLGLAASDTAQLLLEDLFVPEEGLLGERGKGFYDVLRVLDGGRIGIAAMAVGLGRAALDHALRYAKEREAFGRPIAEYQGVAFKLAEAATELEAARLLYLKAAELRDAGRPYTLEAAQAKLFASEVAVKACDEAIQVLGGYGYVKDYPVERYWRDARLTRIGEGTSEILKLVIARRLLEAV encoded by the coding sequence ATGGGCCTCTGGTTTGAGGAAAGCAGCGAGGAGCGGGCGGTCTTGGGGCCCTTCCGCGAGTTTCTCAAGGCGGAGGTGGCCCCAGGGGCGGCGGAGAGGGACCGCACCGGGGCCTTCCCCTGGGACCTGGTGCGGAAGCTGGCCCAGTTCGGCGTCTTCGGGGCCACGGTGCCCGAGGCCTACGGGGGGGCGGGGCTAACCAGCCGGCTTTTTGCCCGCATGGTGGAGGAGGTGGCCTACTACGATGGGGCCTTGGCCCTCACCGTGGCCAGCCACAACTCCTTGGCCACGGGGCACATCCTCCTGGCGGGGAACGAAAGGCAGAAGGAGGCCTTCCTGCCCAAGCTGGCCTCGGGGGAGCTTTTGGGGGCCTGGGGGCTCACGGAGCCGGGGTCGGGCTCGGACGCCGCCGCCCTCAAGACTAAGGCGGAGGCGGTGCCAGGGGGGTGGCTCCTGAACGGCACCAAGCAGTTCATCACCCAGGGGAGCGTGGCCGGGGTTTATGTGATCGTGGCCCGCACCGACCCCGCCCCAAGCCCGGAGAGGAAGCACCTGGGCCTCTCCGCCTTCGCCTTCTTCCGCCCCGAGCGGGGCCTTAGGGTGGGCCGCAAGGAGGAGAAGCTGGGCCTCGCCGCCTCCGACACCGCCCAGCTCCTCCTCGAGGACCTCTTCGTGCCCGAGGAGGGCCTTCTGGGGGAGCGGGGCAAGGGGTTTTACGACGTCTTGAGGGTGCTGGACGGGGGCCGGATCGGCATCGCCGCCATGGCGGTGGGCCTGGGACGGGCGGCCTTGGACCACGCCCTGCGCTACGCCAAGGAGCGGGAGGCCTTTGGCAGGCCCATCGCCGAGTACCAGGGGGTCGCTTTCAAGCTGGCGGAGGCGGCCACGGAGCTGGAGGCGGCGAGGCTTCTTTACCTGAAGGCGGCGGAGCTTCGGGATGCGGGAAGGCCCTATACCCTCGAGGCCGCCCAGGCCAAGCTCTTCGCCAGCGAGGTGGCGGTGAAGGCCTGCGACGAGGCCATCCAGGTCCTGGGGGGGTACGGCTACGTGAAGGACTACCCGGTGGAGCGCTACTGGCGGGATGCCCGCCTCACCCGCATCGGGGAGGGGACGAGCGAGATCCTGAAGCTGGTCATCGCCCGGCGTCTTCTAGAAGCGGTGTGA
- a CDS encoding ammonium transporter translates to MGTRKTLIGAAAGLLGVALAEGAEVDGAATAWLLVSTALVFLMVVGLALFYGGMVRGKNVLNTMMMSLAALGFVGVGWAVLGYSLAFAEGSPWVGGLAHAFLRGVGMEGVDGLPHLLFMAFQATFAILTAALITGALVERMRFPALLLFLTLWGLLVYAPIAHWVWGGGFLGELGVLDFAGGKVVHINAGVAALVGALVLGARKDYGRQALLPHNVPLTLLGAGLLWFGWFGFNGGSALAADGLAALALANTLLAPAATVVVWTLLDLGRTGRATAVGLATAVIVGLVAITPAAGFVSPLSALAIGALAAFPSYYFLLWRARSSLDDSLDVFGAHGAAGITGALLTGVLAQEAWGGANGLLFGNPAQFGVQALAVGVAAGYSALGTFLLLKLTALLTPLRVSPKEEGLGLDVTQHGEEAYAGGEGAILVPSEATPPALRPMGGKA, encoded by the coding sequence ATGGGAACCCGGAAAACCCTTATCGGCGCGGCGGCAGGACTCCTGGGGGTGGCCCTGGCGGAGGGGGCGGAGGTGGACGGGGCGGCCACGGCCTGGCTTTTGGTCTCCACGGCCCTGGTCTTCCTCATGGTGGTGGGGCTCGCCCTCTTCTACGGGGGCATGGTGCGGGGGAAAAACGTCCTCAACACCATGATGATGAGCCTGGCCGCCCTGGGCTTCGTGGGGGTGGGCTGGGCGGTGCTGGGCTACAGCCTGGCCTTCGCCGAGGGGAGCCCCTGGGTCGGGGGGCTGGCCCACGCCTTCCTGCGGGGGGTGGGGATGGAGGGAGTGGACGGCCTTCCCCACCTCCTCTTCATGGCCTTCCAGGCCACCTTCGCCATCCTCACCGCGGCCCTCATCACCGGGGCCCTGGTGGAGAGGATGCGCTTCCCCGCCCTCCTCCTCTTCCTCACCCTCTGGGGGCTTCTGGTCTACGCCCCCATCGCCCACTGGGTCTGGGGCGGAGGGTTTTTGGGGGAGCTCGGGGTCCTGGACTTCGCCGGAGGGAAGGTGGTGCACATCAACGCCGGGGTGGCGGCCCTGGTGGGGGCCCTGGTCCTGGGGGCGCGGAAGGACTACGGCCGCCAGGCCCTCCTGCCCCACAACGTGCCCCTGACCCTCCTGGGGGCAGGCCTCCTCTGGTTCGGCTGGTTCGGCTTCAACGGGGGAAGCGCCCTAGCCGCAGACGGCCTCGCCGCCCTGGCCCTGGCCAACACCCTCCTGGCCCCGGCGGCCACGGTGGTGGTCTGGACCCTCCTGGACCTGGGGCGCACCGGGCGGGCCACGGCGGTGGGCCTGGCCACCGCGGTGATCGTGGGCCTGGTGGCCATCACCCCGGCGGCGGGCTTCGTCTCCCCCCTCTCCGCCCTGGCCATAGGGGCCCTGGCCGCCTTCCCCAGCTACTACTTCCTCCTCTGGCGGGCGCGGAGCTCCCTGGACGACAGCCTGGACGTCTTCGGGGCCCACGGGGCGGCGGGGATCACCGGGGCCCTCCTCACCGGGGTCCTGGCCCAGGAGGCCTGGGGCGGGGCCAACGGCCTCCTCTTCGGCAACCCCGCCCAGTTCGGGGTGCAGGCCCTGGCGGTGGGGGTGGCGGCGGGGTACTCGGCCCTGGGCACCTTCCTCCTCCTCAAGCTCACCGCCCTCCTCACCCCCTTGCGGGTGAGCCCCAAGGAGGAGGGGCTGGGCCTGGACGTGACCCAGCACGGGGAGGAGGCCTACGCCGGGGGCGAGGGGGCCATCCTGGTCCCCTCCGAGGCCACCCCGCCCGCCCTCAGGCCCATGGGAGGTAAGGCATGA
- a CDS encoding HrcA family transcriptional regulator, with amino-acid sequence MTGRQRALLHLLVEEYIRTKAPVPSARLAEGLGLSPALCRYELIALEEMGYLQKPHASAGRVPTRQGFRQYGLSLLPPPPLPEATRERLRRALEGAREPEAFLVKMAVGLAGYPALLRLRPRKAPRVLQVHLSPLEGGTLAVFVLEGGRVREARLPLSLGPEKLRRAEEALSGPFTALPQAPRGLEDLFAHLGRALSAGLSLTYREGLAEALKEPEAKDPGFLERLVGLYEEEGGEVLTPPGRVDVRVGEVEGLAQVQAGFARGEWLGEITLLGPMRMRYPEALSVVLGLSQVYTGQYAG; translated from the coding sequence GTGACGGGGAGGCAACGGGCCCTCCTCCACCTCCTGGTGGAGGAATACATCCGGACCAAAGCCCCCGTGCCCTCGGCCAGGCTGGCCGAGGGCCTGGGGCTTTCCCCCGCCCTCTGCCGCTACGAGCTCATCGCCCTGGAGGAGATGGGCTACCTGCAAAAGCCCCACGCCTCCGCCGGGCGCGTGCCCACCAGGCAGGGTTTCCGCCAGTACGGCCTCTCCCTCCTGCCCCCACCCCCCCTCCCCGAGGCCACCCGAGAGCGGCTGAGGCGGGCCCTGGAAGGGGCCAGGGAGCCCGAGGCCTTCCTGGTGAAGATGGCCGTGGGGCTTGCGGGCTACCCCGCCCTCCTGCGCCTCAGGCCCCGGAAGGCCCCCCGGGTGCTCCAGGTCCACCTCTCCCCCCTCGAGGGGGGCACCCTGGCGGTCTTCGTCCTGGAGGGGGGGCGGGTGCGGGAGGCCCGGCTTCCCCTAAGCCTTGGCCCGGAAAAGCTGCGGCGGGCGGAGGAGGCCCTCTCCGGCCCCTTCACCGCCCTCCCCCAGGCCCCCAGGGGCCTGGAGGACCTCTTCGCCCACCTCGGGCGGGCCCTTTCCGCCGGGCTCTCCCTCACCTACCGGGAGGGCCTGGCCGAGGCCCTGAAGGAACCCGAGGCCAAGGACCCGGGCTTCCTGGAGCGCCTGGTGGGCCTCTACGAGGAGGAGGGGGGGGAGGTGCTCACCCCTCCCGGGCGGGTGGACGTGCGGGTGGGGGAGGTGGAGGGCCTGGCCCAGGTGCAGGCGGGCTTCGCCCGGGGGGAGTGGCTGGGGGAGATCACCCTCCTGGGCCCCATGCGCATGCGCTACCCCGAGGCCCTCTCCGTGGTCCTGGGCCTTTCCCAAGTCTATACTGGGCAGTATGCGGGTTGA
- a CDS encoding Clp1/GlmU family protein: MLLLVGPTDVGKSTLAQRLLEKAGEAYLLDLDPGQGALPGAFTLFRYREGTLTPLRRYLLGSLSPAGLEARAVVGALRLARLIPPGSPAVADTDGLLHPGFRLLQAEALVPAEVLVLGAEGLYRALAWRKDLRVRLAPPLPGARRKTPAERRQNRLARLLAHFQEARPRSLPLEGQGEAGRLYGLLDGQGFLLGYGRLLAWEAGEGLFLTPASGEVAKVVPTRLLSPFAPATLPGAGEAP; encoded by the coding sequence GTGCTCCTCCTGGTGGGCCCCACGGACGTGGGCAAGTCCACCCTGGCCCAAAGGCTCCTGGAGAAGGCCGGGGAGGCCTACCTCCTGGACCTGGACCCGGGGCAGGGGGCGTTGCCGGGAGCCTTCACCCTCTTCCGCTACCGGGAAGGCACCCTCACCCCCCTACGCCGCTACCTTCTGGGAAGCCTTTCCCCGGCAGGCCTCGAGGCCCGGGCGGTGGTGGGGGCCTTGCGCCTGGCCCGCCTCATCCCCCCGGGAAGCCCTGCGGTGGCCGACACCGACGGCCTCCTCCACCCCGGGTTCCGCCTTCTCCAGGCGGAGGCCCTGGTGCCCGCGGAGGTCCTGGTCCTGGGGGCGGAGGGGCTCTACCGGGCCCTGGCCTGGCGCAAGGACCTGAGGGTTCGCCTGGCCCCGCCCCTCCCCGGGGCCCGGAGGAAAACCCCGGCGGAAAGGAGGCAAAACCGCCTAGCGAGGCTTCTCGCCCACTTCCAGGAGGCCAGGCCCCGGTCCCTGCCCCTGGAGGGCCAGGGGGAGGCCGGGAGGCTCTACGGCCTTTTGGACGGGCAGGGCTTCCTCCTGGGCTACGGGAGGCTTCTCGCCTGGGAAGCGGGGGAGGGCCTCTTCCTCACCCCCGCCTCGGGGGAGGTGGCCAAGGTGGTGCCCACCCGCCTCCTTTCCCCCTTCGCCCCGGCTACCCTCCCCGGCGCCGGGGAGGCTCCTTAG
- a CDS encoding ATP-binding protein, translated as MTWAELKARLEAGQDERTLFLPSDLSPEELARHAAGLANHKGGTLFLGVSREGRVLGVSEIHPLQITHALFQLTGGLLLPYVEAVEGPEGRVLALHVPQSPAAIAVGAGRVPFWDGERLTELRMGQVLPEPDLTAQVLPAAGLSDLDPVEVLRLRRILEERGSGLAALPDLELLYALGLLERVEGQEKPTVAGLLLAGTPLALRRLLPQAEVSYYFHEGEEGYTFREDILRPIPALLERLRDLIQARNRVRYLTVGLFRLEVWDFDGEVYREALLNALVHRDWGSRDAIQVHHHRDRLEVSNPGGFPPGITPENVLRHPPKRRNPRLAEALYRLGYVERAGSGVDKMYRLLLKHGKEPPEYRLYPEALTLVLYNPELDEAFVREIAEAQERLGGFSLDHLIAAGHLRRVGEATLEELARALQLPEEAARRALARMERMGLLRREGGRYRLVRRDSLGERALGLLAQPLSRREVEGQLGLSSRAALALLNRLIREGRVERVGRGAATRYRRRG; from the coding sequence GTGACGTGGGCAGAGCTGAAGGCCCGCCTCGAGGCCGGCCAGGACGAGCGCACCCTCTTCCTGCCCTCAGACCTCTCCCCCGAGGAGCTGGCCCGCCACGCCGCGGGCCTGGCCAACCACAAAGGGGGCACCCTCTTCCTGGGGGTGAGCCGGGAGGGCAGGGTCCTGGGGGTTTCCGAGATCCACCCCCTGCAGATCACCCACGCCCTCTTCCAGCTCACGGGGGGGCTCCTCCTCCCCTACGTGGAGGCGGTGGAGGGGCCGGAGGGGAGGGTGCTGGCCCTCCACGTGCCCCAAAGCCCCGCGGCCATCGCCGTGGGGGCGGGGCGGGTACCCTTTTGGGACGGCGAGCGGCTCACGGAGCTGCGGATGGGCCAAGTCCTGCCCGAGCCCGACCTCACCGCCCAGGTGCTGCCCGCGGCGGGCCTTTCCGATTTGGACCCGGTGGAGGTCCTGCGCCTGAGGCGCATCCTGGAGGAGCGGGGGAGCGGCCTGGCCGCCCTTCCCGACCTGGAGCTCCTCTATGCCCTGGGCCTTCTGGAGCGGGTGGAGGGCCAGGAGAAGCCCACGGTGGCGGGGCTTCTCCTGGCGGGAACCCCCTTGGCCTTGAGGCGGCTTCTTCCCCAGGCGGAGGTGAGCTACTACTTCCACGAGGGGGAGGAGGGGTACACCTTTCGGGAGGACATCCTCCGCCCCATCCCCGCCCTATTGGAACGCCTCCGGGACCTCATCCAGGCCCGGAACCGGGTGCGCTACCTCACGGTGGGGCTTTTCCGTCTCGAGGTCTGGGACTTCGACGGGGAGGTCTACCGGGAGGCCCTTCTGAACGCCCTGGTCCACCGGGACTGGGGGAGCCGGGACGCCATCCAGGTGCACCACCACCGGGACCGCCTGGAGGTCTCCAACCCCGGGGGCTTTCCCCCGGGCATCACCCCGGAAAACGTCCTCCGCCACCCCCCCAAAAGGCGCAACCCCCGCCTGGCCGAGGCCCTCTACCGCCTGGGCTACGTGGAGCGGGCGGGAAGCGGGGTGGACAAGATGTACCGCCTCCTCCTCAAGCACGGCAAGGAGCCCCCGGAGTACCGCCTCTACCCCGAGGCCCTCACCCTGGTCCTCTACAACCCCGAGCTGGACGAGGCCTTCGTGCGGGAGATCGCCGAGGCCCAGGAGCGCCTGGGGGGCTTCAGCCTGGACCACCTCATCGCCGCAGGCCACCTGCGCCGGGTGGGGGAGGCCACCCTCGAGGAGCTGGCCCGGGCCCTCCAGCTTCCCGAGGAGGCCGCCAGGCGGGCCCTCGCCCGCATGGAGCGCATGGGCCTCCTGCGCCGGGAGGGGGGGAGGTACCGCCTGGTGCGGCGCGATTCCCTGGGGGAAAGGGCCTTGGGCCTCCTGGCCCAACCCCTTTCCCGGCGGGAGGTGGAGGGCCAGCTGGGGCTCTCCTCGAGGGCGGCCCTGGCCCTCCTGAACCGCCTCATCCGGGAGGGCCGGGTGGAGCGGGTGGGCCGGGGGGCGGCCACCCGCTACCGCAGGAGGGGGTAG
- a CDS encoding Uma2 family endonuclease, translating to MTERALRPLTEEEYLALEGESPLRHELVGGIPYAMAGASLDHNLLVTNLVALLRPLARAKGCRVYSETVKLRLAEDTFYYPDVMVVCGPKAHPLYETAPCLVVEVLSPSTEAQDRREKLARYLRLPSLEGYLLLESEGRGGTLYRKTAEGFVEEPLEESFALPCLGGRLSLADLYEGVA from the coding sequence ATGACCGAGCGGGCCCTGCGCCCCCTAACGGAGGAGGAGTACCTGGCCCTGGAGGGGGAAAGCCCCCTGCGCCACGAGCTGGTGGGGGGCATTCCCTACGCCATGGCCGGGGCCAGCCTGGACCACAACCTCCTGGTGACCAACCTGGTGGCCCTCCTCAGGCCCCTGGCCCGGGCCAAGGGGTGCCGGGTCTACAGCGAAACCGTGAAGCTCAGGCTCGCGGAGGACACCTTCTACTACCCGGATGTCATGGTGGTCTGCGGCCCCAAGGCCCATCCCCTCTACGAGACCGCCCCCTGTTTGGTGGTGGAGGTGCTCTCCCCGAGCACCGAGGCCCAGGACCGGCGGGAGAAGCTGGCCCGCTACCTGCGCCTGCCGAGCCTCGAGGGCTACCTCCTCCTGGAAAGCGAGGGGCGGGGCGGCACCCTGTACCGCAAGACGGCAGAGGGCTTCGTGGAAGAACCCCTGGAGGAAAGCTTCGCCCTGCCCTGCTTGGGGGGAAGGCTTAGCCTCGCGGACCTCTACGAGGGCGTGGCATGA
- a CDS encoding molybdenum cofactor biosynthesis protein: MRVEVRLFALYREQAGRDRLELELPEGARVRHAKEALEGRFPGLRLEGGMAAVNQALAGAETPLKEGDELAFLPPVSGGQDSYGLTEAPLDLKALVDWATAPEYGAVVSFLGTTRSPNRGEEVAFLEYEAYPGMAEGVMAEIIGEMRARWPLGRVALWHRLGRVDPGEASIAIVVSARHRLEAFAACQYAIDRVKQILPVWKKEHRKDGSFWVEGFAPEGHRLP; this comes from the coding sequence ATGCGGGTTGAGGTGAGGCTCTTCGCCCTCTACCGGGAGCAGGCGGGGCGGGACCGCCTGGAGCTGGAGCTCCCCGAGGGCGCCCGGGTGCGCCACGCCAAGGAGGCCCTGGAGGGGCGCTTCCCCGGCCTGAGGCTGGAAGGGGGCATGGCCGCGGTGAACCAGGCCCTGGCGGGGGCGGAAACCCCCCTCAAGGAGGGGGACGAGCTCGCCTTCCTGCCCCCGGTTTCCGGGGGGCAGGACTCCTACGGCCTCACGGAAGCGCCCCTGGACCTCAAGGCCCTGGTGGACTGGGCCACCGCCCCCGAGTATGGGGCGGTGGTGAGCTTCCTGGGCACCACCCGGAGCCCCAACCGGGGGGAGGAGGTGGCCTTCTTGGAGTACGAGGCCTACCCCGGCATGGCGGAGGGGGTCATGGCGGAGATCATCGGGGAGATGCGGGCCCGCTGGCCCCTGGGCCGCGTGGCCCTCTGGCACCGCCTGGGCCGGGTGGACCCGGGGGAGGCCTCCATCGCCATCGTGGTCTCCGCCCGGCACCGCCTCGAGGCCTTCGCCGCCTGCCAGTACGCCATCGACCGGGTGAAGCAGATCCTCCCCGTGTGGAAGAAGGAGCACCGGAAGGACGGGAGCTTCTGGGTGGAGGGCTTTGCCCCGGAGGGGCACCGCCTGCCATGA
- a CDS encoding nucleotidyltransferase domain-containing protein gives MEAALAYLKEAVRRLQEAMDLEALYLFGSHARGTADPRSDLDLLVVARTPLPPLKRIGLVLELLQDAPVPVDVLVLTPEELDERRELPFLRGILRGALPLYERGKEAA, from the coding sequence GTGGAGGCGGCCCTGGCCTACCTTAAGGAGGCGGTGAGGAGGCTCCAGGAGGCCATGGACCTCGAGGCCCTCTACCTCTTCGGCTCCCACGCCCGCGGCACCGCTGACCCCCGCTCCGACCTGGACCTCCTGGTGGTGGCCCGCACCCCCCTGCCTCCCCTGAAGCGCATCGGGCTGGTGTTGGAGCTCCTTCAGGACGCTCCTGTGCCCGTGGACGTCCTGGTCCTTACCCCGGAGGAGCTGGATGAAAGGCGGGAACTCCCCTTCTTGCGGGGAATCCTAAGGGGGGCCCTACCCCTGTATGAGCGCGGAAAAGAGGCGGCTTGA
- a CDS encoding P-II family nitrogen regulator, with translation MKLIVAIVRPEKVNEVLEALFRAEVRGLTLSRVQGHGGETEQVQTYRGTTVKMALHEKVRLEIGVSEPFVRPTVEAILKAARTGEVGDGKVFVLPVEKVYRIRTGEEDEAAVTPVQ, from the coding sequence ATGAAGCTCATCGTGGCCATCGTCCGCCCGGAGAAGGTGAACGAGGTCCTGGAGGCCCTCTTCCGCGCCGAGGTGCGGGGGCTCACCCTGAGCCGGGTCCAGGGGCACGGGGGGGAGACGGAGCAGGTGCAGACCTACCGGGGCACCACGGTGAAGATGGCCCTGCACGAGAAGGTGCGCCTGGAGATCGGGGTCTCCGAGCCCTTCGTGCGGCCCACGGTGGAGGCCATCCTGAAGGCCGCCCGCACCGGGGAGGTGGGGGACGGGAAGGTCTTCGTCCTGCCGGTGGAGAAGGTCTACCGCATCCGCACCGGGGAGGAGGACGAGGCGGCCGTGACCCCGGTACAATAG